The Naumovozyma dairenensis CBS 421 chromosome 1, complete genome genome includes a region encoding these proteins:
- the MSA2 gene encoding Msa2p (similar to Saccharomyces cerevisiae YKR077W and YOR066W; ancestral locus Anc_5.668) yields MNNILQQTCRQNDYNCIDTFVTPDKNLLSKSSMTAASTPFTPGTNDSLFHSASKTKQNAKSPSSSTSSTPVKLSLNIGENGKASIIGFSPFNSRSLSVDKGNKITKPQNNEKTRVLNLLKKMRNKTSVYNSKIIIIYLERRRLYQIPIKRKNSVTIELPAIKEIKATNELEQKELNSNVSDSKKYSTDGTSLSINKKTTDTRQVTNTASGTSNNTNVILPSISITSSPAVPTTPRAMASAALQFRTGFTPSMGLDKILLENIASPRAHSNNNNGNNVPLQGNHSQFGSPSAMLQMLMSPKSKLPLPKSNLQNHTQQQQQQQQQQQQQNSGLYDNNWNVNTLLLSSPNIIMGRRSSWVKFESPVFIPFGNQEQSNPAPSQSKIDNSTSNTSTDGNSPMPISSILGTPTGANQHVELNTTAELQFTPLFPSSSSPLKTALVREEKDDARMALKKLMK; encoded by the coding sequence ATGAATAATATCTTACAACAGACTTGTCGCCAGAATGATTACAATTGCATAGATACATTTGTTACTCCAGATAAGAATTTActatcaaaatcatcaatgaCTGCTGCAAGTACTCCTTTTACTCCAGGGACAAATGACAGTTTATTCCATTCCGCATCTAAAACTAAACAAAATGCTAAGTCGCCATCGTCTTCTACTTCTAGTACGCCGGTAAAATTATCTTTGAATATTGGTGAAAATGGCAAAGCCTCAATTATTGGGTTTTCACCATTCAATTCCAGATCTTTATCCGTTGATAAGGGCAATAAAATTACTAAACCTCagaataatgaaaagacaagggtattgaatttattgaagaagatgagaAACAAGACAAGTGTCTACAActcaaaaattataataatatacctAGAAAGACGAAGACTCTACCAAATACctataaaaagaaaaaattctGTAACCATTGAATTACCGgcaattaaagaaataaaggCCACGAATGAATTGGAGCAAAAAGAGTTAAACTCAAACGTATCTGACTCTAAGAAATATTCTACTGACGGTACTAGCTTATCcatcaacaaaaaaacaacgGACACACGCCAAGTGACAAATACAGCTAGTGGTACCTCGAATAATACTAATGTTATCTTGCCATCGATATCAATTACTAGTTCACCTGCCGTACCCACGACACCGAGAGCTATGGCATCTGCTGCATTACAATTCCGAACTGGGTTTACCCCCTCCATGGGACTTGACAAGAtattattggaaaatattgcCTCTCCTCGAGCTCAcagcaataataataatggcaATAATGTACCATTGCAAGGAAACCATAGCCAGTTTGGTAGCCCTAGTGCAATGCTACAAATGTTAATGTCACCAAAATCAAAGCTTCCCTTGCCAAAGTCAAACCTTCAAAATCATAcacagcaacagcaacagcaacagcaacagcaacagcaacaaaaCTCCGGATTATATGACAATAATTGGAACGTCAACACCTTGCTTCTGTCATCtccaaatattatcatGGGACGTAGATCGTCTTGGGTAAAATTTGAATCGCCAGTCTTTATACCCTTTGGAAATCAAGAACAATCAAATCCTGCTCCTTCACAAAGTAAAATAGATAATAGTACTTCGAACACTAGTACAGATGGGAATTCACCCATGCCAATATCATCCATACTGGGAACGCCAACAGGAGCCAATCAACATGTTGAATTAAACACGACTGCAGAATTACAATTCACTCCATTATTcccatcttcatcatcaccttTGAAAACTGCTCTAGTGCGTGAGGAGAAAGATGATGCAAGAATGGCGTTAAAGAAACTAATGAAATAA
- the MTD1 gene encoding methylenetetrahydrofolate dehydrogenase (NAD(+)) (similar to Saccharomyces cerevisiae MTD1 (YKR080W); ancestral locus Anc_5.673), with translation MSQNKHQPGRTILASTISKTYDQEIKEKLNTLKKVKPNGPLLVGFLANNDPAARMYAQWTQKTSESLGIRYQLREMEDPDFLEESIIDANEDDEIDGIMIYFPVFGNAQDQYLQQVVKKEKDVEGLNHVYYQNLYHNVRFLDPPDNQLKSILPCTPLAIVKILEFLKIYNPLLPEGNRLFGKKCVVINRSEIVGRPLAALLANDGAIVYSVDINNIQKFTRGESLKFTKHHVEDLGDYSEDLLKKCCQDSDIIITGVPSENYKFPTEYLKDGSTCINFSSFKNFDDSVKEKASLYIPMTGKVTIAMLLRNMLRLVENSLKLKEKRTQTN, from the coding sequence ATGTCACAAAATAAACACCAACCTGGTCGCACAATCCTAGCGTCAACCATCTCGAAAACATATGACcaagaaataaaagaaaaactaaACACATTGAAAAAAGTCAAACCAAATGGTCCCCTATTAGTAGGATTCCTTGCTAACAATGATCCCGCAGCAAGAATGTATGCTCAATGGACTCAAAAGACAAGTGAATCCCTAGGCATCCGTTATCAACTACGAGAAATGGAAGATCCAGATTTCCTTGAAGAATCCATAATTGACGCTAacgaagatgatgaaattgatggGATTATGATTTATTTCCCCGTTTTCGGTAATGCTCAAGATCAATATTTACAACAAGTTGTGAAGAAGGAGAAAGATGTAGAAGGATTAAATCatgtttattatcaaaatttatatCATAATGTTAGATTCTTGGATCCTCCTGataatcaattgaaatcaatcTTACCTTGTACTCCATTGGCTATTGTGAAAATTTTAGAATTCttgaaaatttataatCCTTTGTTGCCTGAGGGGAATCGTTTGTTTGGTAAGAAATGTGTGGTGATTAATCGTTCTGAAATTGTGGGGAGACCATTAGCTGCACTTTTAGCTAATGATGGTGCTATTGTTTATTCTGTggatattaataacattcaaaaatttaCTCGTGGTGAAAGTTTGAAATTTACTAAACATCATGTGGAAGATTTAGGTGATTATAGtgaagatttattgaagaaatgtTGTCAAGAttctgatattattattactggAGTACCGTCtgaaaattataaattcCCAActgaatatttgaaagatggATCGACATGCATAAACTTCTCATCGTTTAAAAACTTCGATGATTCTGTCAAGGAAAAGGCTTCATTATATATCCCTATGACAGGTAAAGTCACAATTGCCATGCTGTTAAGAAATATGTTAAGGTTAGTTGAAAATAGTCTCAAACttaaagagaaaagaaCCCAGACGAATTGA
- the NUP133 gene encoding Nup133p (similar to Saccharomyces cerevisiae NUP133 (YKR082W); ancestral locus Anc_5.675), with the protein MSSQPFFQLRPELQLQERDSQAGTSFTDDIEIVSSASASASASTSASASASQEPYTGLPQQDIVASKHGAATLTLTLTENERYLVERLPVPNIFDQIDQQQQQSPSMVNATIDTQTSPGSNKVLINDNKTLFIWTLPSNHQQQSYANGFSSDEENNHITKISLHDNYDDTTTNNVDQQTDNCFPICQLTWPITIDPSTQSFVNNNDINSGILIYYPSNDILTYYQDIESIDNLKLSNNLKSSLSLYQSIKLGLNKSENEKIKLILNTEPSGIIISTSLNNVFFITLRDSMGKSNLKIKQKLYHQNFRSKTNFILSHILPKSLLNFSLNRNLTNNIVSLKNGPILGRGERLFYMTTSMGHFQSWKLQNSLSLHSIKIVDVNIYDDILNSLQDLYPFANGTLRILDSHPINITSDDNNTNTMVQMLLSSIYNYETNETYYILSTIIINIITNEVTIFSTYRLNTYTSTLSEDFKYKFPKNIYSNQNETANNNNNNNNNNNVISIMISFPNAIVLTQISSKLDPSFTLKRKWEDIISLNDQNINIWGVPSLDNNGKDLYVLTKKFGIIKIHLKEENIEAINDNISFIKSHIDQAIYFTNSNSIDTIQFNLPNDITINTSKDNIESIESDLLTSMNEILFPQDNKFIPTSSSSSYSSLDTQQQDNNNNNNNRFLLLNLQIRLNYYKNLLDFTQINFNDKISQKVKFTLISNYETLNCSLHLMKFLYQDDKNRKYLQQQWIKYLNSQNENEYNLLINKIDQFPKIFINFIYALLFATQQVQQKQEQNFMNNSSIANLLITTIYHSVLEEGENEVKLTQFNMDSNNDQSILPLPWFINIKLLKSINEILFNLKFSYDAEYTDLQQEQQQQEENLKDLSLSLVKTLYYTFNKLKNWVMIDPTERITLEKVFELNEIYSSNHLNWNHILCQLNENIESLKITEYYTDLESLIETLSSSKTKILDIDQLYMKYLTKFAYPFAKTLFLYLINNRELETLYSSPLTNTHTEEAQLFLTSYKDYLQQFFYQMKKDNKFGNVSWIHDVLTNNYKDAMVTLNTISKPNELLDTNTLHLNIAKLSGMVDASNDDSIEIDELNYNNNNNNNNNNNHVHNENMETLNEIQNKLDLIDGMKDIIDGIKTNRYKLNDKFINTELNKPYFQKLLSILQNDNKTIEFNELIEMYSMLNSWQSIYFGMRLLAFSSAVYYVDFESKTILESMLWRRCILLNSVDEFIQSEEKGILIISPFIIYYKNILKMNYIIIKISIHHI; encoded by the coding sequence ATGTCTTCTCAACCATTCTTCCAATTGAGACCGGAATTACAATTGCAAGAACGGGATTCTCAAGCTGGTACTTCCTTCACAGATGACATTGAGATTGTCTCGTCAGCATCTGCATCTGCATCCGCATCCACCTCAGCCTCAGCCTCAGCCTCTCAAGAACCATACACAGGATTACCACAGCAGGATATTGTTGCTTCTAAGCATGGTGCAGCTACTCTTACTCTTACTCTTactgaaaatgaaagataTTTGGTTGAAAGATTACCTGTACCAAATATATTCGATCAAATAGatcaacagcaacagcaatCTCCTTCCATGGTAAATGCCACCATCGATACACAAACATCCCCGGGTTCTAACAAGGTTTTAATAAACGATAATAAAACCCTTTTTATATGGACTTTACCATCaaatcatcaacaacagTCATATGCTAACGGATTTTCATCAGATGAGGAAAACAACCACATAACGAAAATTTCCTTACATGATAATTATGATGATACAACAACTAATAATGTCGATCAACAAACAGACAATTGTTTTCCAATATGTCAATTGACATGGCCTATAACCATTGATCCATCGACACAATCTTTCgtaaataataacgataTTAACTCGGGAATACTCATCTATTATCCTTCCAATGATATATTAACATATTATCAAgatattgaatcaattgataacttgaaattatcaaataacttgaaatcatctttatcattatatcAGTCTATCAAATTGGGATTAAATAAatcagaaaatgaaaaaataaaattgatcTTAAATACTGAACCTTCAGGTATAATCATATCCacttctttaaataatgttttcttcatcacttTAAGAGATTCAATGGGtaaatcaaatttgaaaataaaacaaaaattatatcatcaaaattttcGTAGTAAGACAAATTTTATTCTATCTCATATCTTACCAAAATCTCtcttaaatttttcattgaataGAAATTTGACAAATAATATAGtctctttgaaaaatggtcCAATATTAGGTAGAGGTGAAAGATTATTCTATATGACTACTTCAATGGGCCACTTCCAATCATggaaattacaaaatagTTTATCATTACACTCAATCAAAATTGTCgatgtaaatatttatgatgatattttaaattcattgcAAGATTTATATCCATTCGCTAACGGAACTTTAAGAATTTTAGATTCTCATCCAATTAACATCACGAGTGATGACAATAACACCAATACAATGGTTCAAATGTTATTATCGTCTATCTATAACtatgaaacaaatgaaaCCTATTATATCTTATccaccattattatcaacatAATTACAAATGAAGTAACGATTTTTTCCACTTATAGATTAAACACTTATACTTCAACATTATCAgaagatttcaaatataaatttcccaaaaatatatattccaacCAAAATGAAACcgcaaataataataataataataataataataataatgtcaTATCTATCATGATATCTTTCCCAAATGCTATAGTATTAACACAAATAAGTTCAAAATTAGATCCATCATTCactttgaaaagaaaatgggaAGATATAATTAGTTTAAAtgatcaaaatattaatatctgGGGGGTCCCATCTTTGGATAATAATGGGAAAGATTTATACGTTTTAACTAAGAAATTCGGTATCATTaaaattcatttgaaagaagaaaatatagaagcaataaatgataatattagCTTTATTAAGTCACATATTGATCAAGCTATTTATTTCAcgaattcaaattcaattgatacaattcaattcaatttacCAAATGATATAACTATTAACACCTctaaagataatattgaatcaattgaatcaGATTTGTTAACTTCAATGAATGAAATCTTATTCCCTCAAGATAACAAATTTATACCAAcgtcgtcatcatcatcttaTTCGTCGCTTGACACTCAACaacaagataataataataataataataatagattcttattattaaatctgCAAATAagattgaattattataaaaatttattagaCTTTACACAAATTAactttaatgataaaatttcCCAAAAGGTTAAATTTACACTAATATCAAATTACGAAACTTTAAATTGTTCTcttcatttaatgaaattctTATATCAAGATGACAAGAATAGAAAATACCTTCAACAACAATGgatcaaatatttaaactcacaaaatgaaaatgaatacaatttattaataaataaaatagatcAATTCccaaaaattttcattaattttatcTACGCTTTACTTTTCGCCACTCAACAAGTACAACAAAAGCAAGAACAAAATTTCATGAATAATTCAAGTATCGCTAATCTTCTAATCACCACCATTTATCATTCAGTATTAGAAGAAGGAGAGAATGAAGTTAAATTAACTCAATTTAATATGGATTCTAATAATGACCAATCAATATTACCATTACCATGGttcattaatatcaaattattgaaaagtattaatgaaatcttgTTCAActtgaaattttcataCGATGCTGAATATACAGACCTACagcaagaacaacaacaacaagaagaaaatttgaaagatttgaGTTTATCCTTAGTGAAAACGTTATATTAtacatttaataaattgaaaaattgggTAATGATTGATCCAACAGAAAGAATAACTTTAGAAAAGGTATTcgaattaaatgaaatatattcctCTAATCATTTAAACTGGAATCATATCCTTTGTCAATTGAAcgaaaatattgaatcaCTAAAGATTACTGAATATTATACAGATTTAGaatcattaattgaaactttatcatcatcaaagaCCAAAATTTTAGACATCGATCAGTTgtatatgaaatatttgacTAAATTCGCATACCCATTCGCTAAgactttatttttatatttaattaataatagagAATTGGAAACATTATATAGTTCTCCATTAACTAACACACACACAGAGGAAGCTCAATTGTTCTTGACTTCTTATAAAGATTACCTACAACAATTTTTCTACCAGATGAAAAAGGATAACAAGTTTGGTAACGTTTCATGGATTCATGATGTATTAACTAATAATTATAAGGATGCTATGGTTACTTTGAATACCATTTCTAAACCAAATGAATTACTAGACACTAATACGTTACATTTAAACATTGCTAAATTAAGTGGGATGGTAGATGCTTCAAACGatgattcaattgaaattgatgaactgaattataataataataataataataataataataacaatcaTGTACACAATGAAAATATGGAAActttaaatgaaatacaaaataaattggaTTTAATTGATGGTATGAAAGATATAATAGATGGTATAAAGACAAATCGTTATAAATTAAAcgataaattcattaatactGAATTAAATAAACCATACTTCCAAAAATTACTCtcaattttacaaaatgacAATAAGACAATTGAATTCAACgaattaattgaaatgTACAGTATGTTAAATAGTTGGCAATCAATTTATTTCGGAATGAGATTATTGGCTTTCAGTTCTGCTGTTTATTATGTCGATTTTGAAAGTAAAACAATCTTAGAATCCATGCTTTGGAGAAGATGTATCTTATTAAATTCAGTAGATGAGTTCATACAAAgtgaagaaaaaggaattttgataatatcgccatttatcatttattacaaaaatattttgaagatgaattatattataataaaaatatcaatcCACCACATTTAA
- the HBS1 gene encoding ribosome dissociation factor GTPase HBS1 (similar to Saccharomyces cerevisiae HBS1 (YKR084C) and SKI7 (YOR076C); ancestral locus Anc_5.680), with protein MPVYSDDDYDDDNGPMDFQDEAEFDDYLNDEEYDLINDVLPTVKKEMADYQGWNNLNLKLALFDHEFDTQAALSHLKKTFKKKKVLKEVTKPVATTTNKKNTAKKIEKDISKLNIQDKKDSAASLDWLDEEDEEEARPKKTNEPVIRTYKKVSVPTKPRKPVNVTEYLPTAKPHLSFVVLGHVDAGKSTLMGRLLYDIGAVNSNQIRKLKKESEQIGKGSFHLAWVMDQTTEERERGVTVSICTSDFETEKANFTIVDAPGHRDFVPNAIAGVSQADVAVLSIDCGTDAFESGFNLDGQTKEHTLLAKSMDVNNVIVAMNKMDSVNWSLGRYLEIQGKLSHYFEEVGFSEDQIKWVPCSGFSGEGVYKIPYPKEQYWYTGESLVQTLEDVAIEISKESVKEVVGFPFLFSILEVIPSKKNEEAIITGKLGSGSIQPGETITLYPSEQSVVVDKILMGKEQNQVPIAIKGDFVTLKLRHAHPEDIQGGDLGASVDYNVSASQKFTLQVLTFKMDRPLLPGTSFMLFRGVCEQPARVSKLVSTVDKRDPSKIIKKKIRHLSSNQAAIIEVELTERRRWIPMLTFNENKHLGRVVLRKDGRTIAAGAVLQNN; from the coding sequence ATGCCAGTATACAGTGATGACGActatgatgatgacaaCGGACCAATGGATTTCCAAGATGAAGCTGAATTCGATGATTATTTGAACGATGAAGAATATGACCTGATTAATGATGTATTGCCTACCGtcaagaaagaaatggCCGATTATCAAGGCTggaataatttgaatttgaaattggcTTTGTTTGATCATGAATTCGATACTCAAGCCGCCTTGAGTCATTTAAAGAAGAcattcaagaagaaaaaggtTCTTAAGGAGGTTACCAAACCCGTAGCAACAACGACGAATAAGAAGAACACAGCAAAGAAAATAGAGaaagatatttcaaagTTGAATATCCAAGATAAGAAAGATAGTGCTGCTAGTTTGGATTGGCTAGATGAAgaggatgaagaagaagccAGACCTAAGAAGACAAATGAACCAGTAATTAGAACATATAAGAAAGTATCCGTACCAACGAAACCAAGAAAACCAGTCAATGTTACAGAGTACTTGCCTACTGCTAAACCACATTTAAGTTTCGTCGTGTTGGGTCACGTCGACGCTGGGAAATCTACATTGATGGGTAGATTACTTTATGATATCGGTGCAGTTAACTCAAACCAAATTaggaaattaaagaaggaAAGTGAACAGATAGGTAAAGGTTCTTTCCATTTAGCATGGGTCATGGATCAAACAACTGAAGAAAGGGAACGTGGTGTTACTGTTTCGATTTGTACCAGTGATTTTGAAACTGAAAAGGCGAACTTCACCATTGTTGATGCTCCTGGTCATAGAGATTTTGTACCTAACGCTATCGCTGGTGTATCACAGGCTGATGTAGCTGTGTTATCTATTGATTGTGGTACAGATGCGTTTGAATCTGGTTTCAATCTGGATGGTCAAACTAAAGAGCATACCCTTTTAGCGAAAAGTATGGACGTCAATAACGTCATTGTTGCAATGAACAAGATGGATTCAGTAAACTGGTCACTGGGAAGATATTTGGAAATTCAAGGTAAACTAAGTCACTATTTTGAAGAGGTTGGGTTTAGCGAAGATCAAATTAAATGGGTTCCATGTAGTGGATTCTCTGGGGAAGGTGTTTATAAGATCCCATATCCAAAGGAACAATATTGGTACACTGGTGAATCGTTGGTTCAGACATTGGAAGATGTCGCCATTgaaatttccaaagaatCAGTTAAGGAAGTTGTTGGATTCCCATTTCTATTTTCTATTTTGGAAGTGATTCCTTCGAAGAAAAACGAAGAAGCTATCATTACAGGTAAACTTGGCTCTGGTTCCATTCAACCTGGTGAAACGATAACGTTATATCCATCAGAACAGAGTGTTGTTgtagataaaatattaatggGTAAAGAACAAAATCAAGTTCCAATTGCTATCAAAGGGGACTTTGTCACGTTGAAGTTACGTCATGCACATCCAGAAGATATCCAAGGTGGTGATTTAGGTGCATCTGTAGATTATAATGTATCCGCATCCCAGAAGTTTACATTACAAGTATTAACTTTCAAGATGGACAGACCATTATTACCAGGTACATCTTTCATGTTATTCAGAGGAGTTTGTGAGCAGCCTGCTAGAGTAAGTAAATTAGTTTCAACAGTTGATAAACGTGATCCAagcaaaataataaagaagaagattagACATTTATCATCGAACCAAGCTGCTATTATCGAAGTGGAATTAACTGAAAGAAGGAGATGGATTCCTATGTTAacatttaatgaaaacaaaCATTTAGGTAGAGTTGTCCTAAGAAAAGATGGGAGAACTATTGCTGCTGGGGCTGTCCTCCAAAACAACTAG
- the DAD2 gene encoding Dad2p (similar to Saccharomyces cerevisiae DAD2 (YKR083C); ancestral locus Anc_5.676) yields MENTELLISKQRELEALKKITTLTDNMKIQLDELSIQVSKLEHNASVVGDVTSIWDSVLKSISQASLGLLQYSENDYEVGVWNNNNESRDDIYNEDKKTGIPLPETLVRIRATTEDEDLTQNEPNEGSEAKAEAEAEAHRSSEDSLEK; encoded by the coding sequence ATGGAAAATACAGAGTTATTAATATCGAAACAACGAGAATTAGAAGCGTTAAAGAAGATAACGACGTTGACAGATAACATGAAAATACAATTGGATGAACTCTCGATACAGGTATCCAAGTTAGAGCACAATGCCTCGGTAGTGGGTGATGTAACTTCTATTTGGGATTCTGTGCTTAAATCTATATCACAAGCAAGTTTAGGACTTTTACAATACTCAGAGAACGATTATGAAGTTGGTGTatggaataataataatgaatctcGAGACGATATCtataatgaagataagAAGACAGGTATACCCTTGCCAGAGACATTGGTTAGAATAAGGGCAACAACAGAAGATGAGGATCTTACGCAGAATGAGCCTAATGAAGGATCGGAAGCAAAGGCAGAAGCAGAAGCAGAAGCACATCGTTCAAGTGAGGATAGTCTAGAGaaataa
- the UFE1 gene encoding Ufe1p (similar to Saccharomyces cerevisiae UFE1 (YOR075W); ancestral locus Anc_5.679), whose translation MTDLTPVFQKYINIIKSEYPERVHKLPADAHSKQLKSKSALQLKDTFIKECYDLLNCLIELKKILSSIESQYKSDVDMTELEKDDFDTDFRLQFQKYIQKFQLLEKYENERQNLINERVINPHKSNLSLGNLFHIHGSSASDDASSIISFHVTNNKFRLGVLQSLNLLIGVVSSKFTAMQQDRLESQRKFELFDFNSGIHTSSNINEQIITPATSTIDTNDIVSATSLTVSQSNPVETVQDEVKLYEDTVSKLTGEQLQILQSEHEELLNDKNDQLAKIEKINKSIMDIVSVQTDLAAHLQIQSQNINNILDNQDDIEVNIRQGNKQLNKAKKAAGRTAKLTTYLAIFFGILILFLDYIS comes from the coding sequence ATGACTGATCTTACACCGgttttccaaaaatatatcaatattataaaaagCGAATACCCAGAAAGGGTCCATAAACTGCCAGCAGATGCCCATTCAAAGcaattgaaatcaaagTCAGCTCTTCAATTGAAGGATACATTTATCAAAGAATGTTATGATCTTCTGAACTGCCTTATAGaactgaaaaaaatactaaGTTCCATAGAATCACAGTATAAGTCTGATGTTGACATGacagaattagaaaaagaTGATTTTGACACAGATTTTAGACTGCAATTTCAAAagtatattcaaaaatttcaattattGGAAAAGTATGAAAATGAGAGGCAAAATTTAATCAATGAAAGAGTAATTAATCCTCACAAAAGTAATCTATCATTGGGAAATCTATTCCATATCCATGGCTCTTCAGCATCCGACGATGCCTCTTCTATAATTTCATTCCATGTGACAAATAATAAGTTCAGATTAGGTGTATTACAgtcattgaatttattgattggCGTTGTATCTTCGAAGTTTACGGCTATGCAACAAGATAGGCTGGAATCACAAAGAAAATTCGAACTGTTCGATTTTAACTCTGGTATACATACATCATCTAATATAAATGAGCAAATTATAACACCTGCAACAAGTACGATAGATACTAATGATATTGTAAGTGCGACTAGTTTAACTGTATCACAAAGTAATCCAGTGGAAACCGTACAAGACGAAGTTAAACTATATGAAGATACTGTATCCAAGTTGACTGGTGAGCAATTACAGATATTACAAAGCGAAcatgaagaattattgaatgataaaaatgatcaattggccaaaattgaaaaaatcaataaatcaattatgGATATAGTCTCTGTACAAACAGATTTGGCTGCTCATTTGCAAATTCAAtctcaaaatattaataatatcttaGACAATcaagatgatattgaagTTAATATTAGGCAGGgaaataaacaattaaataagGCTAAAAAGGCCGCGGGCAGAACAGCAAAATTAACAACATATCTTGCCATTTTCTTTGGTATATTGATCTTATTTTTAGACTATATATCTTAG
- the MRPL20 gene encoding mitochondrial 54S ribosomal protein mL58 (similar to Saccharomyces cerevisiae MRPL20 (YKR085C); ancestral locus Anc_5.682) — protein MKPTLTRNAMKDLTKRFIKDNNTTLRGSPTIYNPRSSTANYKGFLKAEKKIPQGLYYQPAQSSPTGSINSETIPRSFLPKDDPRRLLYEKSPLGNDPIKNKFDSNLDFNVLTGNNSNKLEKSYHLKPDQIKQIQQLRNENPTLYSRSKLAKMFNVSPLFISLCSKPPKSHLDEMDRRLNVIKGKWNERTKLARDDRKKRKELWYRA, from the coding sequence ATGAAACCTACTTTAACAAGGAACGCAATGAAGGATCTAActaaaagatttattaaagataataacaCAACTTTAAGGGGTAGTCCTACTATATATAATCCAAGATCTTCAACTGCAAATTATAAAGGGTTCCTTAAAgcagaaaagaaaataccTCAAGGTCTATATTATCAACCAGCTCAATCATCCCCTACTGGATCAATTAATTCTGAAACTATTCCAAGATCTTTCCTACCCAAGGATGATCCAAGAAGATTATTATACGAGAAAAGCCCTCTAGGAAATGATCcaataaagaataaattcGATTCTAACTTAGATTTTAATGTATTAACAggaaataatagtaataaacTGGAAAAATCATACCATTTGAAACCTGATCAAATTAAACAAATACAACAACTACGTAATGAAAATCCCACATTATATTCAAGAAGTAAACTGGCTAAGATGTTTAATGTCTCACCTTTATTCATATCTCTATGTAGTAAGCCACCTAAATCACATTTAGATGAAATGGATAGAAGATTAAATGTCATTAAAGGTAAATGGAATGAAAGAACAAAACTAGCTCGTGATGatagaaagaaaaggaaagaacTATGGTATAGAGcgtaa